In Melopsittacus undulatus isolate bMelUnd1 chromosome 6, bMelUnd1.mat.Z, whole genome shotgun sequence, the following proteins share a genomic window:
- the GP5 gene encoding platelet glycoprotein V: MLVFYLSVMIKLFLQLDASLCPQKCNCSSKNAIHCSGPHIKDLESLNLPCNMTEIHITGTNVAYLKNVFSRMVELQHLILSSNNISLISPVAFKGLRRLKALKLLENKLVELPAEVFDDMAQLQQLIIENNRLKSIEENLFDKLASLEELYLNKNQLTALPSGVLKKLAKLKVLNLSRNYLAALPRNIFSALTRLEKLMLYFNRLSSIESGMFDSLKELMELFLHSNNIQSIAPDAFCCLNKLKSLTLSRNKLEVLPSGLFLHLHDLSKLTLYRNPLKSLPEVLFGEMRHLGGLWLYHTKLSTIPDFVFSNLTNLELLVLSFNPELSFLPKNVFSGLNELRGLSLHTNNISSLPEGIFLSLQKLQNISLFDKRLEVLPRNLFHNLKHLQKVYLNSTKLQCLPGDFFTALPELQEVFLDNNPWRCDCQILGFREWLLKSMEIVKNVPSLMCQSPLALQNISLVALTDEHLNCPPATAITYQTFSSAYSQTLTSLVTEHLTSWETAVPDMDTSTPTSIPLATLGFTSSRLEDVGQPRFHLSEVPIQTSPSVIVQTNSVRGTDLTTLAWLDEIPAHRSAKPYFNARVAYCQLFSCLYNLILTLQTVTIVLSLYVMGKTRQLLHSRNTATQPVVLVKFLRR; the protein is encoded by the coding sequence ATGTTGGTGTTCTACTTGTCAGTGATGATCAAGCTTTTCTTACAGTTGGATGCATCTCTTTGTCCTCAGAAGTGCAACTGCTCTTCAAAAAATGCAATTCATTGCTCTGGTCCCCACATCAAAGACCTGGAATCCTTAAATCTGCCTTGCAATATGACAGAAATTCACATAACGGGCACTAATGTAGCATACTTGAAGAATGTTTTTTCTAGGATGGTGGAACTGCAGCATCTCATCTTGTCTTCAAACAACATCTCTCTGATTTCACCAGTGGCTTTTAAAGGCCTGAGAAGGCTAAAAGCCCTCAAACTGCTAGAGAATAAGCTGGTCGAACTTCCTGCAGAAGTTTTTGATGACATGGCACAGCTTCAGCAACTGATCATTGAAAATAACAGGTTGAAATCCATCGAAGAAAACCTGTTTGACAAACTAGCTAGTTTGGAGGAGCTTTACTTGAACAAAAACCAACTAACAGCACTTCCCAGTGGTGTGCTGAAGAAACTTGCCAAACTCAAAGTACTGAACTTGTCAAGAAATTATTTGGCAGCACTGCCTAGAAATATATTTAGTGCATTAACCAGGCTCGAGAAGCTGATGCTGTACTTTAACAGGCTGTCTTCAATAGAGTCTGGTATGTTTGATAGCCTGAAGGAGCTGATGGAGCTCTTCCTGCATTCCAATAACATCCAGTCCATTGCCCCTGATGCATTTTGTTGTCTTAATAAACTGAAAAGCCTAACGCtttccaggaacaaacttgaGGTTTTGCCCTCTGGGCTCTTTCTACATTTGCATGACCTGTCTAAATTGACCTTGTACAGGAACCCACTGAAGTCTCTTCCAGAAGTATTGTTTGGAGAAATGAGGCATCTTGGTGGCCTGTGGCTGTATCACACAAAGCTCTCAACAATACCAGATTTTGTGTTCAGTAACTTGACAAATTTAGAGCTTCTTGTGCTGAGTTTTAATCCAGAGCTTAGTTTTCTTCCTAAGAATGTATTCAGTGGTCTAAATGAACTGCGGGGCCTTTCTCTGCATACAAATAATATTTCCAGTTTGCCAGAGGGCATCTTCCTGAGCCTTCAGAAACTGCagaacatttctctttttgatAAGAGGCTGGAGGTTCTTCCTAGAAACCTCTTTCATAATCTCAAGCACCTTCAGAAAGTTTACCTGAATAGCACTAAGCTGCAATGTCTTCCTGGAGACTTCTTTACTGCTTTACCTGAGCTGCAGGAAGTCTTTCTTGACAACAACCCTTGGAGATGCGATTGCCAAATTCTTGGTTTCAGAGAGTGGCTCCTCAAGAGCATGGAGATAGTTAAAAACGTGCCATCTCTAATGTGTCAGAGCCCGCTGGCACTACAGAATATTTCTCTTGTGGCTCTAACAGATGAGCACCTGAACTGCCCGCCAGCCACAGCCATTACATACCAGACGTTCAGCTCAGCTTACTCCCAGACATTGACTTCTCTTGTGACGGAGCACTTAACATCTTGGGAGACTGCAGTGCCTGACATGGATACCAGCACACCCACATCAATTCCTCTTGCAACCCTGGGTTTTACCTCCTCACGTCTTGAAGATGTTGGACAGCCTAGGTTTCATTTGTCAGAAGTGCCAATCCAAACTTCACCCAGTGTCATTGTACAAACCAACAGTGTCAGAGGAACAGATTTAACTACTCTTGCCTGGTTGGATGAGATACCAGCCCACAGAAGTGCTAAACCCTATTTTAATGCCAGAGTTGCATATTGTCAGTTGTTCTCGTGCCTTTACAATTTGATTTTAACACTCCAGACTGTAACCATTGTGCTCAGTCTGTATGTGATGGGTAAAACCAGGCAACTCTTGCACTCCAGAAATACTGCTACTCAGCCTGTAGTTCTGGTAAAATTTTTGAGAAGATGA